The Vigna unguiculata cultivar IT97K-499-35 chromosome 6, ASM411807v1, whole genome shotgun sequence genome contains a region encoding:
- the LOC114188667 gene encoding KH domain-containing protein SPIN1-like isoform X3 has translation MQVLPLCTRLLNQEISRVTGKNELVHNQGFGDFDRMRFINPSHMASPNSTSNFTAWNSLSHERLAGMQGLNMEWQTSPVVPSSPIVKKILRLDIPKDSYPNFNFVGRLLGPRGNSLKRVEATTGCRVFIRGKGSIKDLDKEELLRGRPGYEHLNDPLHILIEAELPASVVDVRLRQAQEIIQELLKPVDESQDIYKRQQLRELAMLNSNFREESPQLSGSISPFTSNEIKRVKTDQ, from the exons ATGCAAGTTCTACCCTTATGCACCAGACTCCTTAATCAAG AGATTTCAAGGGTTACTGGAAAGAATGAATTGGTGCATAACCAAGGATTTGGTGACTTTGACAGAATGCGATTCATAAATCCAAGTCATATGGCTTCTCCAAACTCAACATCAAACTTTACTGCCTGGAACAGCCTGTCACATGAA AGGTTAGCTGGCATGCAGGGACTAAACATGGAGTGGCAAACTTCACCCGTTGTTCCAAGTTCTCCCATTGTGAAGAAAATATTGCGCTTGGATATTCCTAAGGATAGCTATCCAAAT tttaaTTTTGTTGGCCGGCTTCTTGGCCCTAGGGGTAATTCACTGAAGCGAGTGGAAGCTACTACAGGGTGCCGAGTATTTATCAGAGGGAAAGGTTCAATTAAAGACTTAGACAAG GAAGAGTTGTTAAGAGGAAGGCCTGGCTATGAGCACCTGAATGATCCACTTCACATTTTAATTGAAGCTGAACTACCTGCCAGTGTTGTTGATGTAAGGTTGAGGCAAGCACAGGAAATCATACAAGAACTACTTAAACCAGTG GATGAGTCACAGGACATTTACAAAAGACAACAACTAAGAGAACTTGCTATGCTTAATTCCAACTTCAGAGAAGAGAGCCCTCAACTGAGTGGTAGCATCTCTCCATTCACTTCTAATGAAATAAAACGGGTCAAAACTGATCAATAG
- the LOC114188667 gene encoding KH domain-containing protein SPIN1-like isoform X1 → MSNMYNQISLPSSQRANSPNINIRTSFDVDSQYLAELLAERQKLGPFMQVLPLCTRLLNQEISRVTGKNELVHNQGFGDFDRMRFINPSHMASPNSTSNFTAWNSLSHERLAGMQGLNMEWQTSPVVPSSPIVKKILRLDIPKDSYPNFNFVGRLLGPRGNSLKRVEATTGCRVFIRGKGSIKDLDKEELLRGRPGYEHLNDPLHILIEAELPASVVDVRLRQAQEIIQELLKPVDESQDIYKRQQLRELAMLNSNFREESPQLSGSISPFTSNEIKRVKTDQ, encoded by the exons ATGTCTAACATGTACAATCAGATTTCATTGCCTTCATCCCAAAGGGCCAATTCGCCAAACATAAACATCAGAACCAGTTTTGATGTTGATAG TCAGTACTTAGCGGAGCTGCTGGCAGAACGCCAAAAGCTTGGACCTTTCATGCAAGTTCTACCCTTATGCACCAGACTCCTTAATCAAG AGATTTCAAGGGTTACTGGAAAGAATGAATTGGTGCATAACCAAGGATTTGGTGACTTTGACAGAATGCGATTCATAAATCCAAGTCATATGGCTTCTCCAAACTCAACATCAAACTTTACTGCCTGGAACAGCCTGTCACATGAA AGGTTAGCTGGCATGCAGGGACTAAACATGGAGTGGCAAACTTCACCCGTTGTTCCAAGTTCTCCCATTGTGAAGAAAATATTGCGCTTGGATATTCCTAAGGATAGCTATCCAAAT tttaaTTTTGTTGGCCGGCTTCTTGGCCCTAGGGGTAATTCACTGAAGCGAGTGGAAGCTACTACAGGGTGCCGAGTATTTATCAGAGGGAAAGGTTCAATTAAAGACTTAGACAAG GAAGAGTTGTTAAGAGGAAGGCCTGGCTATGAGCACCTGAATGATCCACTTCACATTTTAATTGAAGCTGAACTACCTGCCAGTGTTGTTGATGTAAGGTTGAGGCAAGCACAGGAAATCATACAAGAACTACTTAAACCAGTG GATGAGTCACAGGACATTTACAAAAGACAACAACTAAGAGAACTTGCTATGCTTAATTCCAACTTCAGAGAAGAGAGCCCTCAACTGAGTGGTAGCATCTCTCCATTCACTTCTAATGAAATAAAACGGGTCAAAACTGATCAATAG
- the LOC114188667 gene encoding KH domain-containing protein SPIN1-like isoform X2, which translates to MFFDSLISLQVLIFSITFLLSEISRVTGKNELVHNQGFGDFDRMRFINPSHMASPNSTSNFTAWNSLSHERLAGMQGLNMEWQTSPVVPSSPIVKKILRLDIPKDSYPNFNFVGRLLGPRGNSLKRVEATTGCRVFIRGKGSIKDLDKEELLRGRPGYEHLNDPLHILIEAELPASVVDVRLRQAQEIIQELLKPVDESQDIYKRQQLRELAMLNSNFREESPQLSGSISPFTSNEIKRVKTDQ; encoded by the exons ATGTTCTTTGATTCACTAATCTCTCTACAAGTTCTTATATTCagtattacatttttattatcagAGATTTCAAGGGTTACTGGAAAGAATGAATTGGTGCATAACCAAGGATTTGGTGACTTTGACAGAATGCGATTCATAAATCCAAGTCATATGGCTTCTCCAAACTCAACATCAAACTTTACTGCCTGGAACAGCCTGTCACATGAA AGGTTAGCTGGCATGCAGGGACTAAACATGGAGTGGCAAACTTCACCCGTTGTTCCAAGTTCTCCCATTGTGAAGAAAATATTGCGCTTGGATATTCCTAAGGATAGCTATCCAAAT tttaaTTTTGTTGGCCGGCTTCTTGGCCCTAGGGGTAATTCACTGAAGCGAGTGGAAGCTACTACAGGGTGCCGAGTATTTATCAGAGGGAAAGGTTCAATTAAAGACTTAGACAAG GAAGAGTTGTTAAGAGGAAGGCCTGGCTATGAGCACCTGAATGATCCACTTCACATTTTAATTGAAGCTGAACTACCTGCCAGTGTTGTTGATGTAAGGTTGAGGCAAGCACAGGAAATCATACAAGAACTACTTAAACCAGTG GATGAGTCACAGGACATTTACAAAAGACAACAACTAAGAGAACTTGCTATGCTTAATTCCAACTTCAGAGAAGAGAGCCCTCAACTGAGTGGTAGCATCTCTCCATTCACTTCTAATGAAATAAAACGGGTCAAAACTGATCAATAG